The genomic DNA ATTCAAACTTAACCATAGGAAAAGCTTTAGTAAGAACATCAGCTTGTTGATCTCCACTGCAGATAAACTTTATAGTGATCTCTCCTCTTTGCACACACTCACGTATGAAGTGATAATGGATATCAATATGTTTACTTCTTCCATGAAACACTGGGTTATTAGCTAGATCAATATCAAACTTGTTATCAATGTACAGAGTAACTGGACCAACATTCTCGCCTGTGATTTGACTTAGTAGATTCTTTAACCATATTCCTTGACAAGTAGCTGCAGTTGCAGCCATAAATTCGGCTTCGGAAGAAGATAACGAAATAACTTTCTGCTTCTGTGAAACCCATGTTATGAGGCTTTCATTAAGATAAAAGACCATACCTCCCGTACTTTTCCTGTCATCCAGATGTCCAGCTAAGTCACTATCAGTATATCCTGTTAGAATATTATTTCCACTCTCATTTGAATACACAAGACCATAGCCAACTGTTCCCTTTATATACCGTAAAATTCTTTTCACTGTATTTATATGCATGATTATAGGTCATTCCATATACCTACTGACCACTCCTACATCGTATGCAATATCAGGCCTCGTGTGCACCAAGTAACGTAGTCCCCCAACAATACTTTTAAATTCAGTTGCATTAACAGCTTCACcctcttcatctttaaatataTGTTCCTTAGGATCCATAGGAAATTTTGTAGGATTACATCCACTCATGCCTGTCTTTGTCAAGAGTTTCTTTGCATACCCAGTTTGCTTGAGCTCTATGAAATCTTTTCCTTGTGCCACCTCAATTCCAAAATAGTAGCTTAACTTTCTAAGATTGCTCATTTCAAACTTAGAATTCATTTATTTCTTGAATTCTTCAATGACTGACGTGTCAGATCCCATGATCAAAAGATCATCCACATAGACTGCAACTATCACAATCTTTTGTCCTTCCTTTTTAGTGTACACTGCATGTTCATAAGGACATCGAATGAAACCCATGCTCTCCAGACATTTACTAAGTTTGATGTACCAGGCGCGAGGGGCCTGCCTCAAACCATACAATGCTTTGTACAGTCTGTACACTTGATTCCCCAGTCCTTCTAATACGAATCCCTCCGGCTTCGAAACAAAAACCTCTTCTGTAATTTCCCCATTCAAGAAGGCAGTTTTAACGTCTAAATGGTGTACCTCCCAGCTTCGTTTTACTACCAAAGCCAATAACATTCTGACCGTTTCAAGCCGAGTTACCGGAGCAAATATTTCGTCAAAATCTACACCTTGCTCCTGTACATATCCCTTGGCTACGAGCCTTGCTTTGTATTTCACAATGTTTCCCTCTGCATCCTTCTTAATTTTTTATGCACACTTGGAATCTTCATGTGGCTCAAGCATCCAAAAATCTGTATATGATCCAATTGAGGTTTCTTTCCAGTCCAAGCTGTGTACGGCGTGATTCCTGTCAAGGCACGAGTTGGTAATCTATTTAAGATATAGACAGAATGTCTTACCGCCTCTCCTCATAAATTTGATGGTAGTTTCATTTTGTTGGGGTGTATACGGAGCTGTATAATGCCTTTCAGTGCCAGCTGTTTCACAATAATTTTTAAACTCATTTGAGGTAAATTCTCCGCCCCTATCCGTTCTTAAAATCTTCAGTTTTCTTTCTGGTTCATTCTCGACCTTTGCTCTGAATTTTTTAAAAGCCCCAAAGGCTTCATCTTTGCTCTTCAAGAAATACACCCACATAATCTTGCTATTATCATCCACAAGTAAAAGAAAGTACCTGTTTCCAGCTGCCGTCTCGGGCAAAATAGGACCACATAAATCACCGTGTATCAGTTCTAGAATCCTTGTTGCACTGTAGGATGCTTGGTGAGGAAAGGGTCTCCTGGTTTGCTTTGACATCAGGCAGCCTGTGCACTTCTCTTTAGGATGAACCAATTTTGAAAAACCTCTCACCATCTGATCTCTAGACAATAACATCATTGCTTGATAATTCACGTGTCCAAGACGGGCATGCCACAATTTTGCCACCTCTTCTACTCTTGACAGTAGACACATGGATTCGCAACTTTCAATTATCACTTTATAAAGTCTATTTGACGacctttttaattttaaaatcaacCTTTCATACTTATCAAATACCCACAAGAATTCTCCTCTAATAATAATTTTGTTCCCTCCCTCGGACAGTTGACCAATACTCAGAATGTTATTGCATAAGCTGGGAATGTAATATACCTCGTGAATAATCCGGGTGTCTCCACTTTTACATTTGAACTTGATAGATCCCTTCCCTTCTATGTTTACCTTCGAACCATCCTCGAATTTGACTACCCCTGATATTTCCTCGTTGAGCTCTGTGAATTATAATTTAAAACCCGTCATATGGTTACTAGCACCATTGTCGAGATACCATACATCTGATTCAGTTTTGTTTCCTTCTTTGCCCGGCAACTTTGACAGTATCACTTTGGATTCATTTACCCGCATCAAAACACCAGCATTGCTGTCAAATTTTTCCAGTAGCAAGGCTGGTTCATCATCTTCTATCTGTGAGATATTCACCTCCTGCCTCTGCTCCTTGACTCTCCTGGGCTTTCTACACTCTGCAGCATAACGTCCAAAGGCATTACAGTTAAAACATCTAACTTTTGATTTGTCTCTTGCTCCTCGATTCCTTTGAAACTGTGAAGAATCCATGTTGTTCTTGTTTGACTTACTCACCCACTCTTCACGGGTATACAACAACTTCTTTTCTTCGACGTTTCTCTTTTCCCATTCCTCTACTGTGAGCATCAACTGTGCTTCACTTGATTCTGAGCTCCCTTTAATTATCTCTTCATATGCCTTGAGTGAAGCAATTGCCTCCTCCATCGTCATGTTCTCTAGATCACCAAACTGCTCCATGGTGGATGTGATTGGGAGGAACTTCTTTGGCACTGCTCTCAGCAATTGCTTGACTACATATGACTCATGGATGTCTTCTCCCAATACTCGAATGTTTGTCACTAAACCATTCAAGTTCATAGTGAAGTCGTTTAGTGATTCATTATCTTTCATATTCAGAGATTCAAACTCTGATTTGAGAGTTTGGATCCTTGCCTTTTTCATCTTCTATGCACCTTGGCATAGAGTTTTGATGGCCTCCCAAGCCTCTTTGGCTGTTTTCTTTTCTGCAAGTGTGAGCAACATCTCCTCAGGTACCCCCTGATATATCATAGCCAGAGCAATTGTGTCCTTCCTTTCAACAACTGGTGTTTTTGGATCACTGGGTTCGATCGCTTCCCAAACATCATGAGCCTGCATGAACACTTTCATCTTCATGGCCCATACTGTATAATTACTCCTGGCCAGCATTGGATAACTCAGTCCAAATGCTCCTCCCTTACCCTTGTTACTCTCCCTTGTCGTTtccatagctctgataccaaatctTGTCTATCAATTTAGCACCCCCTGTATTATGAATTATGATAATACTAATACATCTAAGTGTTTGTCTCTGAAACTGATAAAACAATTAGTGTATTAGCTAGTTTGAAAACTGCTTGAATTAATTTGGTAAGGAAACAATACAGAAGTTATATGGAAAGAATACAAACTGCTGTCCTACAATGGAGGACATGATCAACTACATTCCTAGATGGACTCTCCCACTAGTCCTTTATTCAAAGCCACGATCCTAAAAACCAGTAGAGCTGATATGATTAAGTCATATTGCAGACAAACAAAATACAACAAATAAATAATACAaactttatttaaataaaatgcACCTAGTTTGAGATTATATTTCAACATTATGTATTTACTCTACTGTCATTAACAAGCTTAAGCATGTTATTGATCTTCATCTTCTTGATTTACAGGAAAAATAGAGATAAAATGCGTTGTATTGATCTAAAAGCTCCTTTAGCTGTATGTACAAGActtaatatattatatatctctcGATTCTCCTCCGTTTCTCCCATTCATTTTTGCACTTTCTTTTTTGAGATGTGTTTGTCAATTTTTTACGTTCAAAATAGTAAATTTTTTATaagggttaaatatcaaattGGTCGCTCAACTAAAAGTCATATTTCAATTTTGTCATTAAATTTAAGGAAATATTatttgaatcactaaagtcaaaataaatataaaagaGATAGCTCCAAATATGTGCTTAAGAagtaaaaattatttttatggagtTCTATACATATTTCTTCAATGTTACACTAACCCAATGTAAAGTTATGAATTCTTATATTTTAGATAATATAGTtagttttttaaaattaatatactaattatttatatttttgtggttattttttgatttaaataaaaattattagcATATAAAGTTTATAAAATCTAGATATATAATCTTATATAGTAGAACTTATAACTTTACATTTTTTGCGTTATCTTT from Apium graveolens cultivar Ventura chromosome 5, ASM990537v1, whole genome shotgun sequence includes the following:
- the LOC141660235 gene encoding uncharacterized protein LOC141660235, producing MKDNESLNDFTMNLNGLVTNIRVLGEDIHESYVVKQLLRAVPKKFLPITSTMEQFGDLENMTMEEAIASLKAYEEIIKGSSESSEAQLMLTVEEWEKRNVEEKKLLYTREEWVSKSNKNNMDSSQFQRNRGARDKSKVRCFNCNAFGRYAAECRKPRRVKEQRQEVNISQIEDDEPALLLEKFDSNAGVLMRVNESKVILSKLPGKEGNKTESDVWYLDNGASNHMTGFKL